The following are encoded in a window of Panthera leo isolate Ple1 chromosome B2, P.leo_Ple1_pat1.1, whole genome shotgun sequence genomic DNA:
- the SMIM29 gene encoding small integral membrane protein 29 isoform X1 — protein sequence MSNTTVPNVPQANSDSMVGYVLGPFFLITLVGVVVAVVMYVQKKKRVDRLRHHLLPMYSYDPAEELHEAEQELLSDVGDPKVVHGWQSGFQHKRMPLLDVKT from the exons ATGAGTAACACTACAGTGCCCAATGTCCCTCAGGCCAACAGCGACTCCATGGTGGGCTATGTGTTGGGGCCTTTCTTCCTCATCACCCTGGTCggggtggtggtggctgtg GTAATGTATGTCCAGAAGAAAAAGCG agTGGACCGGCTTCGCCATCACCTGCTCCCCATGTACAGCTACGACCCTGCTGAGGAGCTACATGAGGCTGAGCAGGAGCTACTGTCTGATGTGGGAGACCCCAAG GTGGTACACGGCTGGCAGAGTGGCTTCCAGCACAAGCGGATGCCCTTGCTGGATGTCAAGACCTAA
- the SMIM29 gene encoding small integral membrane protein 29 isoform X2, with the protein MSNTTVPNVPQANSDSMVGYVLGPFFLITLVGVVVAVVMYVQKKKRYDPAEELHEAEQELLSDVGDPKVVHGWQSGFQHKRMPLLDVKT; encoded by the exons ATGAGTAACACTACAGTGCCCAATGTCCCTCAGGCCAACAGCGACTCCATGGTGGGCTATGTGTTGGGGCCTTTCTTCCTCATCACCCTGGTCggggtggtggtggctgtg GTAATGTATGTCCAGAAGAAAAAGCG CTACGACCCTGCTGAGGAGCTACATGAGGCTGAGCAGGAGCTACTGTCTGATGTGGGAGACCCCAAG GTGGTACACGGCTGGCAGAGTGGCTTCCAGCACAAGCGGATGCCCTTGCTGGATGTCAAGACCTAA
- the SMIM29 gene encoding small integral membrane protein 29 isoform X3, with amino-acid sequence MSNTTVPNVPQANSDSMVMYVQKKKRVDRLRHHLLPMYSYDPAEELHEAEQELLSDVGDPKVVHGWQSGFQHKRMPLLDVKT; translated from the exons ATGAGTAACACTACAGTGCCCAATGTCCCTCAGGCCAACAGCGACTCCATG GTAATGTATGTCCAGAAGAAAAAGCG agTGGACCGGCTTCGCCATCACCTGCTCCCCATGTACAGCTACGACCCTGCTGAGGAGCTACATGAGGCTGAGCAGGAGCTACTGTCTGATGTGGGAGACCCCAAG GTGGTACACGGCTGGCAGAGTGGCTTCCAGCACAAGCGGATGCCCTTGCTGGATGTCAAGACCTAA